One Vespa velutina chromosome 12, iVesVel2.1, whole genome shotgun sequence DNA window includes the following coding sequences:
- the LOC124953339 gene encoding ras-related protein Rab-28-like isoform X1 has product MSDIEEDLAERRLKIVLLGDSGSGKTSIALKFCTNEFTRQYTPTAGIDFFLKNITVGSYKNVNLHLWDVGGLALHGNMLDKYVFAANIVLLVYDITNITSFEILDEWANKIRGMNDSIEEPPLMALVGNKCDMEHQRTVKKDKSHRYAAENGFPYYDMSARTGESLSLCIVSLAAQVLGVRLSKNDQDFHKPIIIAEIGDTVDMNTIHKVVKRFPNKRHHPISFHSHFPMSKSTVCTLQ; this is encoded by the exons ATGTCCGACATCGAAGAGGATCTTGCCGAGAGGCGACTAAAAATTGTTCTTCTCGGTGATTCCGGCTCTGGAAAA ACGAGCATCGCTTTGAAATTTTGCACCAACGAATTTACGAGACAATACACACCAACGGCCGgcattgatttctttttaaaaaatattaccgtTGGTTCTTACAAAAATGTTAACCTACACCTTTGGGACGTCGGAGGTCTCGCTTTACATGGTAACATGTTGGACAAATACGTGTTTGCAGCTAAc aTCGTCCTTTTGGTATATGATATTACGAACATTACGAGTTTTGAAATTCTTGACGAATGGGCCAATAAGATACGTGGAATGAACGACAGTATTGAAGAACCACCATTAATGGCATTGGTCGGTAATAAATGTGATATGGAACATCAAAGAActgttaaaaaagataaatctcATCGTTATGCAGCAGAAAATGGATTTCCATATTATGATATGTCTGCGAGAACTGGCGAATcg cttTCCTTGTGTATCGTAAGCTTGGCCGCACAAGTTTTAGGTGTACGATTATCGAAAAATGATCAAGATTTTCATAAGCCGATTATTATTGCTGAAATTGGAGATACAGTGGATATGAACACGATTCATAAGGTTGTAAAAAGATTTCCTAATAAGAGACACCATCCGATTTCCTTTCATTCACATTTTCCTATGTCAAAATCAACTGTTTGCACTTtacaatga
- the LOC124953339 gene encoding ras-related protein Rab-28-like isoform X2 — MHDIKSTSIALKFCTNEFTRQYTPTAGIDFFLKNITVGSYKNVNLHLWDVGGLALHGNMLDKYVFAANIVLLVYDITNITSFEILDEWANKIRGMNDSIEEPPLMALVGNKCDMEHQRTVKKDKSHRYAAENGFPYYDMSARTGESLSLCIVSLAAQVLGVRLSKNDQDFHKPIIIAEIGDTVDMNTIHKVVKRFPNKRHHPISFHSHFPMSKSTVCTLQ, encoded by the exons ACGAGCATCGCTTTGAAATTTTGCACCAACGAATTTACGAGACAATACACACCAACGGCCGgcattgatttctttttaaaaaatattaccgtTGGTTCTTACAAAAATGTTAACCTACACCTTTGGGACGTCGGAGGTCTCGCTTTACATGGTAACATGTTGGACAAATACGTGTTTGCAGCTAAc aTCGTCCTTTTGGTATATGATATTACGAACATTACGAGTTTTGAAATTCTTGACGAATGGGCCAATAAGATACGTGGAATGAACGACAGTATTGAAGAACCACCATTAATGGCATTGGTCGGTAATAAATGTGATATGGAACATCAAAGAActgttaaaaaagataaatctcATCGTTATGCAGCAGAAAATGGATTTCCATATTATGATATGTCTGCGAGAACTGGCGAATcg cttTCCTTGTGTATCGTAAGCTTGGCCGCACAAGTTTTAGGTGTACGATTATCGAAAAATGATCAAGATTTTCATAAGCCGATTATTATTGCTGAAATTGGAGATACAGTGGATATGAACACGATTCATAAGGTTGTAAAAAGATTTCCTAATAAGAGACACCATCCGATTTCCTTTCATTCACATTTTCCTATGTCAAAATCAACTGTTTGCACTTtacaatga
- the LOC124953338 gene encoding hexosaminidase D-like: protein MTRLRGRASLMIIVMITFTLMVVIYHILSNEIDTISSDKINSRMKIEDVYPLGDLTEIPISIVRKQQMESQIAGNAKLARSRQFGDGINGNSYSSSNPLFKGHKIVHLDLKGAPPKIGYYKYLLPLLKKLGATGILIEYEDMFPFDEKIKDISAGNCYTKDDIRIIQNLAEENNLIVIPLIQTFGHLEFILKLDKYKDYREVPRYPQVVCPTYNKTIPLIYEIIDQIVAAHPISKHLHIGADEVYQIGDCSRCVNTMVKKHWTKKQLFLDHVSKVASYIKEKYPQLTVLMWDDEFREISPQEIIDKDLHLMVEPVVWKYTTDPGSTLTDQLWESYGAVWKSVWVATAFKGATAPDRFYTDITYHLENHQRWLEIITKYSNQITFKGVILTGWQRYDHFSVLCELLSTAIPSLAINLAALQVSNLNGFPIEIPNQLADILQCENIISLSIPEPQYGWTKCGFHGSSVYAVTLRLYSLIQEINKMEQENIFKGWLKPYNLKYSFSSPSHIERIIDELNRHKLEIMYIEKEMRSAMEDIYDNYTIQEWLETYITPLNEKITQLYEAEEKILEKNTWPRRPLTKID, encoded by the coding sequence ATGACACGGCTAAGAGGCCGAGCTTCTCTCATGATAATCGTAATGATTACTTTTACATTGATGGTGgttatatatcatattctgAGTAATGAAATAGATACTATTTCATCCGATAAGATTAATTCTCGAATGAAGATTGAAGATGTTTATCCACTTGGTGATCTCACAGAGATTCCTATAAGTATAGTCAGGAAACAACAAATGGAATCTCAAATTGCAGGAAATGCAAAACTTGCCAGGAGTAGACAATTTGGAGATGGTATCAATGGTAATTCATATTCATCGTCCAATCCATTGTTCAAAGGACACAAAATCGTTCATTTAGATTTAAAGGGTGCTCCACCTAAAATaggttattataaatatcttttaccaTTACTTAAAAAGTTAGGTGCCACTGGAATACTTATAGAATATGAGGATATGTTTCCatttgatgaaaaaataaaagacataaGCGCTGGTAATTGTTATACCAAAGATGATATTCGTATTATTCAGAACTTAgcagaagaaaataatcttattgTCATTCCATTGATACAAACTTTTGGACATTTGGAATTTATTCTTAAGCTTGATAAATATAAGGATTATAGAGAAGTTCCAAGATATCCACAAGTAGTATGTCCTacttataataaaacgataccattaatttatgaaataatagatCAAATTGTAGCAGCTCATCCAATCTCGAAGCACTTGCATATCGGAGCTGATGAAGTATATCAGATAGGAGATTGTTCGAGGTGTGTAAATACTATGGTTAAAAAACATTGGactaaaaaacaattattccTTGATCATGTATCTAAAGTAGCTAGTTATATCAAGGAAAAGTATCCACAGCTTACAGTATTAATGTGGGATGATGAATTTCGTGAAATTTCACCtcaagaaataatagataaagatTTGCATTTAATGGTGGAACCAGTCGTATGGAAATATACAACCGATCCAGGCTCCACTCTGACAGATCAATTATGGGAGAGTTATGGTGCTGTTTGGAAAAGTGTTTGGGTCGCGACAGCTTTTAAAGGAGCTACTGCACCAGATAGATTTTATACGGATATAACTTATCATTTGGAAAATCATCAACGTTGGttagaaattattacaaaatattctaATCAAATTACATTTAAAGGTGTTATTTTAACAGGATGGCAAAGATATGATCATTTTAGCGTACTCTGTGAACTTTTATCAACAGCCATTCCATCACTTGCCATTAATCTGGCAGCCTTACAGGTATCGAATCTGAATGGTTTTCCTATTGAGATACCTAATCAATTAGCAGATATATTACAATGTGAAAATATAATCTCTTTGAGTATACCGGAACCTCAATATGGATGGACGAAATGTGGCTTTCATGGATCATCTGTATATGCAGTTACATTAAGACTTTATTCTTTAatacaagaaataaataaaatggaacaAGAGAACATTTTTAAAGGATGGTTGAAGCcatacaatttaaaatattctttctcaaGTCCAAGTCATATTGAACGTATAATAGACGAATTAAATAGGCATAAGTTGGAGATAatgtatattgaaaaagaaatgcgtTCTGCAATGgaagatatttatgataattatacgaTACAAGAATGGTTAGAAACGTACATTACGCCTTTAAATGAAAAGATCACGCAATTGTACGAGGCAGAGGAGAAAATTCTTGAAAAGAATACATGGCCAAGAAGACCATTGACAAAgattgattga